A stretch of the Bradyrhizobium arachidis genome encodes the following:
- a CDS encoding H-NS family nucleoid-associated regulatory protein yields the protein MEKDDWASMSTAALWELYDEVTTVLSRRMAAEKAKLEDRLRRIEGTGGAQPQQRARRPYPPVLPKYQNPKNPSETWSGRGKQPRWLKAQLRAGKKLADLLIDRPSGPKRRRAG from the coding sequence ATGGAGAAAGATGACTGGGCGTCAATGAGCACGGCCGCGCTGTGGGAGCTCTATGACGAGGTAACGACTGTTCTTAGCCGGCGAATGGCGGCGGAAAAGGCCAAGCTTGAGGATCGGCTGCGCAGGATCGAGGGAACCGGGGGCGCTCAACCTCAACAACGCGCGCGCCGCCCCTATCCACCGGTGCTGCCGAAGTACCAAAACCCGAAGAATCCGTCGGAAACCTGGTCTGGTCGGGGTAAGCAACCCCGGTGGCTGAAGGCCCAGCTGCGCGCCGGCAAGAAGCTGGCCGACCTCCTGATCGACCGACCATCCGGCCCGAAGCGCCGTCGCGCCGGCTGA